A genomic segment from Desulfurispora thermophila DSM 16022 encodes:
- the ade gene encoding adenine deaminase has product MRKGTSAVREKLSAEQIKERVLRAAGKKEIDLCLKNTFVVNVLSGEIHKADIGVHDGKFVGFGHYEAREYRDLAGAFVCPGLIDAHVHIESSMLIPEQFACAVVPRGTTAVVADPHEIANVCGTAGIQYMLAAATNTPLRVFYMLPSCVPASSFETSGARITAQDMGQFWGDPRIIGLAEVMDYPAVLSAHEVMLQKIAIADGRPVDGHAPGLNGLGLAAYASAGIGSDHECTEPEEVWEKLRCGLRVMLRQGTAAKNLLDLLPVINKHNSRRCLLASDDRNLLDIIEEGHIDYMVRLACHNGLDFITAVQMATINSAEWFGLKSMGAIAPGYVADFIIFEEVSNFRPREVYIGGQMVARDGKPLFTTICADFADVRSTVRLSLSAEELQHRLRVPDKGGPVQVIGVLPGQIYTKKLRMELPVQDNLLCPDQEQDVAKLVVIERHRGKNSLGAGFVKGLGLRRGAIAATVAHDSHNLIAAGMSDKDIIKAILTLAQAGGGLCTVCDERVIGLVELPVAGLMSELPVEKFYKLLLNLHKSTGSLGLSGNRDPFMILSFLALPVIPELRLTDLGLVDVLNQKLIDLQ; this is encoded by the coding sequence TTGCGGAAAGGAACGTCGGCTGTGCGGGAGAAGCTTTCAGCAGAACAAATCAAAGAGCGAGTATTAAGGGCAGCAGGCAAAAAAGAGATAGACTTGTGTTTAAAGAATACTTTTGTTGTCAATGTGCTTTCAGGAGAAATTCATAAGGCGGATATCGGTGTGCATGATGGTAAATTTGTTGGTTTTGGGCATTATGAAGCCAGAGAATATCGAGATTTGGCCGGTGCCTTTGTTTGCCCTGGCCTGATTGATGCCCATGTACATATTGAGAGTTCCATGCTGATACCGGAACAATTTGCCTGTGCGGTAGTCCCACGCGGGACGACCGCTGTGGTTGCCGATCCACACGAGATAGCCAATGTTTGTGGAACGGCGGGTATCCAGTATATGCTCGCTGCAGCTACTAACACACCTTTACGTGTATTTTATATGCTGCCCTCCTGTGTACCGGCATCCAGTTTTGAAACCTCGGGCGCCCGTATTACGGCGCAGGATATGGGGCAGTTCTGGGGCGACCCCCGTATCATAGGCCTGGCGGAAGTAATGGATTATCCGGCGGTTTTGTCTGCTCATGAGGTTATGTTGCAAAAAATTGCCATTGCTGACGGCAGACCTGTAGACGGTCATGCGCCGGGCTTGAACGGTTTGGGGTTGGCAGCTTATGCTTCAGCGGGCATAGGTTCGGATCATGAGTGTACTGAGCCGGAGGAAGTATGGGAGAAATTGCGCTGTGGCTTGCGGGTGATGCTGCGTCAGGGTACGGCGGCAAAAAACCTGCTGGATTTGTTACCGGTCATTAACAAGCATAATTCCCGCCGCTGTCTTTTGGCTTCCGATGACCGCAACCTGCTGGATATTATTGAGGAAGGCCATATTGATTATATGGTGCGCCTGGCTTGTCACAACGGCCTGGATTTTATCACGGCGGTACAGATGGCCACCATAAACTCGGCCGAATGGTTTGGCCTCAAATCAATGGGTGCCATTGCACCCGGCTACGTGGCCGATTTTATTATTTTTGAAGAAGTGAGTAACTTTCGCCCGCGTGAAGTCTATATCGGTGGGCAGATGGTGGCTAGAGATGGAAAGCCTCTTTTTACAACCATTTGCGCAGATTTTGCTGACGTACGCAGTACGGTTCGTTTAAGTCTCTCTGCCGAAGAACTGCAGCACAGGTTGCGTGTACCGGATAAGGGGGGACCTGTGCAAGTGATTGGCGTCTTGCCGGGGCAGATTTACACGAAAAAATTAAGAATGGAACTACCAGTACAAGACAATTTACTGTGCCCGGATCAGGAGCAGGACGTGGCCAAGCTGGTTGTCATAGAACGCCACCGGGGTAAAAATTCTTTGGGGGCGGGCTTTGTAAAGGGTCTGGGCTTGCGGCGGGGAGCTATAGCGGCTACCGTGGCCCATGATTCACACAACTTGATTGCTGCCGGTATGAGTGACAAGGACATTATTAAGGCTATTTTGACTCTGGCTCAGGCCGGGGGAGGGCTTTGCACGGTTTGCGATGAGAGGGTAATTGGGCTTGTGGAGTTGCCAGTGGCCGGGCTGATGTCGGAATTGCCGGTTGAAAAATTTTACAAGCTGCTGCTCAATTTACACAAATCAACCGGGTCTTTGGGTTTGTCCGGCAATCGGGATCCCTTTATGATTCTTTCAT